TGATTCATACTTCGAAAGCGTTCACCTTAAATGAATCATCACCACAATAGCCCATGTACGGACTATTGTGATGATTCATACTTCGAAAGCATTCACGTTAAATGAATCATCACCACAATAGCCCATGTACGGGCTATTGTGATGATTCATACTTCGAAAGCATTCACCTTGTTGTCTCTACTCTGCTCTACAAGGTGATATAGATCTCTCCGCTGCCCGGATCAATCTCTGTCTCAAACGTCTTGATGCAGCCGTCGTCCGGCTCATGCACGCGTCCGCTCTTCAGGTCAATCTTCCAGTCATGCAGCGGGCAGTGTACGGCCGTGCCGCACACCATCCCTTCCGAGAGCCTGCCGCCCTTATGCGGGCATTTGTTCTCGACTGCCTTCACGCTGCCGTCTGCCAGGCGGAAGATCGCAACGTCCGTGTTGTCGATCTTTACCGTACGAGAGCCTAATACGTCGATCTCCGATATTTTCGCTACTAGCACCTTTGTCACCATATAGAAGCCCCCTATCCTTGAACCGGCTGTGGAGTGGATAATTGCTCGAAGTTTTTGCGCAGCTCTTTGTTCTCGATGATTTCTTTCCATGGATCTGTAGTATAGCTAAGCGTCTTCTCAAGACGTTCAACCAAGGCCAGACGATCTTCCCGTTTCTCGAGCGCCTTCTTGACATGATCCAGACCAACGCGTTCAATCCATTGCGCGGTACGTTCGTTCCAAGTCGCATTCTCGCGGTAATATTGCAGGTAAGCCGAGGACCATTCCATCACTTCATCCTCCGTCTTCACCGTACATAGCAGTTCAGTCGCACGTACATGTATACCGCCGTTGCCGCCTACGTGAAGCTCCCAGGCACCGTCGATTGCGACGATACCAAGATCCTTAATCGTTGCTTCCGCGCAGTTGCGCGGACAGCCGGATACGGCTAGCTTTACTTTCGCCGGAGCCGTCATTCGCTCGTAGGCTTTCTCCATCCGAATCCCCATGGCGATCGAATCTTGTGTGCCAAAGCGGCAGAAAGTGTTGCCTACGCAGGTTTTTACCGTGCGGAGCGTTTTGCCGTAAGCATGGCCGGAAGGCATATCAAGCTCTTCCCAGATCTTCGGCAGGTCTTCTTTCTTCACGCCCAGGAGGTCAAGCCGTTGTCCGCCGGTGAACTTCACCATCGGAACCTCGTACTTCTCTGCGACGGTAGCGATTTTGATCAGGTCGGCCGGCGTAGTTACGCCGCCGTAGACGCGAGGCACAACCGAATAAGTGCCGTCCTTCTGAATATTCGCGTGGTAGCGCTCGTTCGTGAAGCGCGATTCCTTCTGATCCTCGTATTCCCCCGGCCACAGCATGCCGAGGTAGTAGTTCAGCGATGGGCGGCATTTCGTGCAGCCCCCTTCGTTCTTCCATCCCAGCACGTTCATGACTTCCTTGACCGTCATGAGGCGCATTTCCTTGATGGCCGCAACGATCTCGTCACGGGAATGCTCGGTACATCCGCAGATGCCTTCCTTCACCGGCACGCCTGCCGCATCGCCGGCGTATAGCTTCAGCAAGCCTTCCACTTGAGGCTTGCAGCCGCCGCAGGAAGCGGAAGCTTTCGTGCAGCCTTTAAGGCTGGCCAGCGTATTGCAGCCTTTATTCTGAACAGCATCGGCAATTGCTCCCTTCGATACGCCGTTACAGCCACAGACAATTTCATCGCCTGGCATCGCAGCCAGCCGATCCAATGGCGAAGAGCCTCCACCTGCCGCAGGCGAGAAGCCAAGCAGCAGCTCCTTCTCCTTGCCCTCAATCGATTCGCCCTTCTTCATAATCGAGAACAGCTCGGCACCGTCGGTTGTATCGCCAAACAGTACGGCTCCTACAAGCTTTCCGTTTTTTATCACAATCTTCTTGTATGTGCCCGCTACATCATCTTGAATACGCAAGGCTCTAGTGCCTGGTCCTTCGTTAAATTGGCCTGCCGAGAATACGTCGACACCGGATACTTTCAGCTTGGTTGAAGTAACGGAGCCTTGGTAGCCTTCCGTTTCTACGCCGGCCAGCAGCTTCGCCAGAACGGCGCCTTGCTCATACAGCGGAGCAACCAGGCCGTAAGCGATCCCCCGGTGCTCGGCGCATTCGCCAACCGCGTACACATCCGGAATATTCGTCCTCATGAAGTCGTCAACGATAATCCCGCGGCCTACTTCGATGCCGGATGCCTTCGCTAATTCAACGCTCGGGCGGATCCCCACCGCCATCACGATAAGATCCGCTTCAACCTCGCTGCCGTCCGCGAATTGCAAAGCCTTCACGCGGCGTCTGCCCGTAATGGATGCCGATTGCTTGCTGAGCAGGAATTTCATCCCTTGCGCCTCAAGCTCGCGCTGCAGCATCCGTGCCGCCGGCTCATCCAGCTCGCGGTTCATTAGAATGCCGTTAATATGGACAACGTGTACGTCCATCCCCAGATTCAGCAGCCCCCGCGCCGCCTCAAGCCCAAGCAGGCCGCCGCCGATCACGGCTGCTTTTTTATACTTTTGGGAAGTCTCCTGCATAATCTCGGTGTCGCGGATATCCCGGAAGCCGATTACGCCCTCTTTGTTCGCGCCAGGCAGAGGCAGCATAAACGGATTCGAGCCCGTTGCCATAACAAGCACGTCATAGTCCGCTTCAACCCCTTGCTGGGAGTACACTTTTTTCCGCTTCGTATCAATCTTGGTGACCGTATGTCCGGCATGCAGCTGAATATGATTGTCCGCGTACCAGTCCCAGTCGTTAATGATGATATCCTTCATGTCCGTCCCGCCGGCAAGCACCGAGGATAACATAATCCGGTTGTAATTCGGGTACGGCTCCGAGCCAAAGATCGTAATGCTATATGCATCCGGAGCGAGCTTGATCAGATGCTCGATTGCCCGTACCCCCGCCATTCCGTTGCCAACCAGCACCAATTTCTTCCGATCCGCCATTGTCATTCTCCTCTCCACTCTCTCTAGCTCTTGATCTGTATGGAAAAATAAAAAAAGCCTGGCTTCGGATTCCGCGAGGACGCACTTGTGCATTCCCGCAAAAGACGAAGACAGGCTTCATTGCCGCTTCAAATGAATACGCCATTGTATTCATGAAAGATTGAATTGTAGTACCGCAAAGCCGGAAGCCTTGTCGGTGTGTTACCGCTACTATACAATGCCGCGACATCCATGTCAACATACTTGACATAAAAAATGAACATTTGTGCGTATCGACAGTTTTACACATTACATGTTATATATAATAACAAATGATATTTCGTTCGTAGGGGAAGAGGAGGATGACATGCGTTCTCTGTTAGTGATCGACAATCCCGGGGGAAAAGCTGAAGCGCAGCCGCTGGAGCAAATGTTGGAGACATACGGTTATTCCGTATTGTATGCAAGCTCGGACGAAACGGCCAAGAACCATCTGCCGAAAGCCGATGCCGTCGTTTTTCATTTGCCGCTAGGCGAGGTGAAGGCATGGGGCAACAGGCTCTTGCAGCGCAAGAGGCTGCCCATGCTCTGGTGGTGCAGCGCGGATACGGCAACGATGTCCGCTGCCTTTTGCGAGGATGATCTGCCGATCGACGGTATTCTCACGCCCTCAATGAGCGAACAGGAGCTGCACTGGGCGCTTCATTTCGGCTCGAAGGCCTGCTTCGAAAGGCAGCATTGGCTGAACGAGAGGAAGCAGCTGGAGGCGCGGCTGGAAGAGCGGAAGTGGATTGACATGGCAAAGGGTATCCTATGTAAAATAAAGCAGGTATCCGAGGCGGAAGCTTATGACCTGCTGCGCAAGCAGGCCATGAATGAGCGGAAGCGGATTGTGGATGTGGCGACATCCATCGTGAAAGTCTATCAGCTGCTGCAAGAGCAGAAATAAAGGGGTGCTGACGATGTTTACT
This region of Paenibacillus sp. JDR-2 genomic DNA includes:
- the nirD gene encoding nitrite reductase small subunit NirD: MVTKVLVAKISEIDVLGSRTVKIDNTDVAIFRLADGSVKAVENKCPHKGGRLSEGMVCGTAVHCPLHDWKIDLKSGRVHEPDDGCIKTFETEIDPGSGEIYITL
- the nirB gene encoding nitrite reductase large subunit NirB; the protein is MADRKKLVLVGNGMAGVRAIEHLIKLAPDAYSITIFGSEPYPNYNRIMLSSVLAGGTDMKDIIINDWDWYADNHIQLHAGHTVTKIDTKRKKVYSQQGVEADYDVLVMATGSNPFMLPLPGANKEGVIGFRDIRDTEIMQETSQKYKKAAVIGGGLLGLEAARGLLNLGMDVHVVHINGILMNRELDEPAARMLQRELEAQGMKFLLSKQSASITGRRRVKALQFADGSEVEADLIVMAVGIRPSVELAKASGIEVGRGIIVDDFMRTNIPDVYAVGECAEHRGIAYGLVAPLYEQGAVLAKLLAGVETEGYQGSVTSTKLKVSGVDVFSAGQFNEGPGTRALRIQDDVAGTYKKIVIKNGKLVGAVLFGDTTDGAELFSIMKKGESIEGKEKELLLGFSPAAGGGSSPLDRLAAMPGDEIVCGCNGVSKGAIADAVQNKGCNTLASLKGCTKASASCGGCKPQVEGLLKLYAGDAAGVPVKEGICGCTEHSRDEIVAAIKEMRLMTVKEVMNVLGWKNEGGCTKCRPSLNYYLGMLWPGEYEDQKESRFTNERYHANIQKDGTYSVVPRVYGGVTTPADLIKIATVAEKYEVPMVKFTGGQRLDLLGVKKEDLPKIWEELDMPSGHAYGKTLRTVKTCVGNTFCRFGTQDSIAMGIRMEKAYERMTAPAKVKLAVSGCPRNCAEATIKDLGIVAIDGAWELHVGGNGGIHVRATELLCTVKTEDEVMEWSSAYLQYYRENATWNERTAQWIERVGLDHVKKALEKREDRLALVERLEKTLSYTTDPWKEIIENKELRKNFEQLSTPQPVQG
- a CDS encoding ANTAR domain-containing response regulator, whose amino-acid sequence is MRSLLVIDNPGGKAEAQPLEQMLETYGYSVLYASSDETAKNHLPKADAVVFHLPLGEVKAWGNRLLQRKRLPMLWWCSADTATMSAAFCEDDLPIDGILTPSMSEQELHWALHFGSKACFERQHWLNERKQLEARLEERKWIDMAKGILCKIKQVSEAEAYDLLRKQAMNERKRIVDVATSIVKVYQLLQEQK